Proteins from a genomic interval of Pseudodesulfovibrio nedwellii:
- a CDS encoding TRAP transporter small permease produces MIDTLDYISGFIAKILTALAGIFLVAMMLLACANMVLRAVWAPLQGTFELMGFMGAVVAAFSLAFAQRKKAHIAVGILLARFPAIIRRLTDAATSACSCAFFTLAGIETWKWADFLVQTNEVSETLQIVYHPFVFAASAGCLALAFVLAVDTLKTLTAEKVA; encoded by the coding sequence ATGATCGATACTCTGGATTACATCAGCGGCTTCATTGCCAAAATACTTACAGCTCTGGCCGGAATATTTCTTGTGGCCATGATGCTTCTGGCCTGTGCCAACATGGTATTGCGAGCAGTTTGGGCACCATTGCAGGGCACCTTTGAACTCATGGGCTTCATGGGCGCGGTTGTAGCCGCTTTTTCACTGGCCTTTGCCCAGCGTAAAAAAGCCCACATAGCTGTGGGAATTCTGCTTGCCCGGTTCCCGGCAATCATCCGACGACTGACAGACGCAGCGACCAGCGCATGTTCCTGTGCCTTTTTCACTCTGGCCGGAATCGAAACATGGAAATGGGCCGATTTTCTCGTGCAGACCAACGAAGTCTCAGAGACGCTTCAAATCGTCTACCACCCATTCGTCTTTGCGGCCTCGGCAGGCTGTCTCGCCCTTGCATTCGTTCTGGCCGTTGACACACTCAAAACCCTGACCGCAGAGAAGGTGGCGTAA
- a CDS encoding intermembrane phospholipid transport protein YdbH family protein, translated as MAASSWKKIAKWSLIITPWFLALVLAAGWVLTVWTPKYLEGVIPRLALDMGVELTEFRINHAGLFSADIGPIQIGKKADALKLSNVHVTYTPASLKLKRINTVVLDGVSLACSYEDGKLTLPLLDLLPKSKNNDEAGNAIPDTPFDELVIQNSILHCTIDGKPFSIPFDAAITPDKVIQFNIRLRPRDQMMVVSGKLGPTLDDLFFAVNTDTFRLGPFNDFLPVPINGEMTLDMNGAINLSQPEAMTGEFKLSIGKSDLSSLGIQLVENAGILIKGKLEEQEVFFSMPPVSVVTPFPITAEIRSGRIAKESLFAQFSLAGAGVEMGGRLEADKIADDTNGLWDVAFTAANPNNLVVNTSGRVINLAGFIFSMQGTAGPKSANMTLNCATNGAGLGGTTVRSGRMRLTLPLAWPAPKQHTSGKMSLSNVRMDDRTLGNISARIRQQGTDVAYNGTLFTKLLPDLRIPFSGVASMISNRASLNFGIKRYTLPNGFSPETLVPALKDIILAGVLDVDGAITINDDGLHSRLGAFFTNGQMTMSEGATSISGIRLSFASPDLLSMRSAPAQTLSFDEVKAGGIVIRNGEIAYQLEPKGVVLVEQAGFDWAGGHVSSRAFRVVPGSEEYAVTMFCSELRLSEILSQLGLAEAQGEAAMSGELPIIWKSGKISFNSGFLHSTPGQGGVIRVQAMEDLVAAIPEGTPQRGQIELAQAAVRDFEYKWVRIKADTVGEDLLVRLSVDGKPAGTLPFVYKREFGGFMRVTGDVKGSNFQGLRLDVNFSVPLDRILLYKDIVNMIE; from the coding sequence ATGGCTGCATCTTCTTGGAAAAAAATAGCGAAATGGTCGCTCATCATCACGCCGTGGTTCCTTGCGTTGGTACTGGCAGCGGGATGGGTATTGACTGTTTGGACTCCAAAATATCTGGAAGGAGTCATCCCTCGGTTGGCCCTCGACATGGGTGTGGAACTGACTGAATTTCGGATCAACCACGCAGGTCTTTTCTCAGCAGACATCGGCCCGATACAGATTGGTAAAAAAGCTGATGCGCTCAAGCTCTCCAATGTTCATGTAACCTACACACCGGCTTCACTTAAATTAAAGCGCATAAACACTGTGGTTCTTGATGGCGTCAGTTTGGCCTGTTCGTATGAAGACGGGAAATTGACTTTACCATTACTCGACCTTCTGCCGAAATCTAAAAACAATGACGAAGCAGGCAATGCCATTCCAGACACGCCATTTGATGAGCTCGTCATCCAAAATTCCATTTTACATTGCACCATTGACGGCAAACCGTTTTCCATTCCTTTTGACGCAGCCATCACACCGGACAAAGTTATCCAATTCAACATTCGACTTCGTCCACGCGATCAAATGATGGTCGTTAGCGGCAAACTTGGTCCCACGCTTGACGACCTGTTCTTTGCCGTAAACACCGACACATTTCGACTAGGACCGTTCAACGATTTTCTGCCAGTCCCCATCAACGGAGAAATGACCCTCGACATGAATGGTGCCATCAATCTGTCGCAGCCCGAAGCCATGACTGGCGAGTTCAAATTGTCCATAGGGAAAAGTGATCTTTCCAGTCTGGGAATCCAGTTGGTCGAGAATGCTGGCATTTTGATAAAAGGGAAACTGGAAGAACAGGAAGTATTCTTTTCCATGCCTCCAGTCTCTGTCGTTACTCCCTTCCCAATTACAGCGGAAATCCGATCAGGCAGGATTGCCAAAGAATCTCTTTTCGCCCAATTCTCGCTGGCCGGGGCCGGGGTGGAAATGGGTGGGCGACTTGAGGCTGACAAAATCGCTGATGACACAAACGGACTTTGGGACGTCGCATTCACGGCGGCCAATCCGAACAATCTGGTCGTCAACACCAGTGGTCGGGTTATCAATCTCGCCGGATTCATTTTCTCCATGCAGGGCACAGCAGGACCAAAGTCCGCAAATATGACACTCAATTGTGCAACAAACGGTGCTGGCCTTGGTGGTACGACTGTTCGTTCGGGCCGGATGCGGCTGACACTCCCGCTTGCATGGCCTGCCCCCAAACAGCATACGTCCGGCAAAATGAGCCTGTCCAATGTCCGCATGGATGATCGCACTCTGGGAAATATTTCAGCACGAATCCGGCAACAGGGAACCGATGTCGCTTACAACGGAACACTCTTTACAAAATTACTGCCTGACCTGCGTATTCCTTTTTCCGGAGTAGCGTCGATGATCAGCAACCGTGCTTCGCTGAATTTCGGTATCAAGAGATACACGTTGCCCAACGGATTTTCTCCAGAAACACTGGTACCGGCACTGAAAGACATCATTCTGGCAGGAGTGCTGGATGTGGATGGCGCAATCACAATAAACGATGACGGCCTGCACAGTCGACTGGGAGCCTTCTTTACCAACGGGCAAATGACCATGTCCGAAGGGGCAACTTCGATTTCCGGCATTCGTCTTTCCTTTGCCTCACCGGACCTGCTTTCCATGCGCAGTGCGCCTGCCCAAACACTTTCCTTTGACGAAGTTAAAGCCGGTGGCATTGTTATCCGCAACGGTGAAATCGCGTACCAGCTTGAACCCAAAGGCGTTGTTCTTGTGGAACAGGCCGGATTTGACTGGGCAGGGGGCCATGTTTCCAGTCGTGCATTCCGGGTCGTTCCGGGGTCCGAGGAATACGCGGTCACCATGTTCTGCTCCGAACTCAGGCTTTCGGAAATTCTGTCTCAACTCGGACTGGCCGAAGCACAAGGCGAAGCCGCCATGTCCGGCGAGTTGCCCATCATATGGAAAAGCGGGAAAATTTCGTTCAACAGCGGATTTTTGCACTCCACACCAGGGCAAGGTGGGGTTATCAGAGTGCAAGCCATGGAAGATTTGGTGGCCGCCATCCCTGAGGGCACCCCCCAACGCGGCCAGATCGAACTGGCACAGGCTGCCGTGCGTGATTTCGAGTACAAATGGGTGCGCATCAAAGCCGACACCGTGGGCGAAGACCTATTGGTACGCCTCTCTGTAGACGGCAAGCCTGCTGGGACTCTGCCCTTCGTATACAAACGCGAATTCGGCGGGTTTATGCGCGTCACAGGCGATGTCAAAGGATCAAATTTTCAAGGGCTGCGCCTCGATGTAAATTTCAGCGTACCCTTGGACCGCATTTTGCTTTATAAAGACATAGTGAACATGATCGAATAG
- a CDS encoding TRAP transporter large permease, which translates to MDPITAGIVGTLILLASIFFLRIPVGFAMGIIGFGGFAYVLNWNAATGMLGTELWNVFSKYGLTVIPLFILMGQICFYSGVNERLYKSAYAWMGEIRGGIAMTTVLACAGFAAICGSNSATAATMSTVALPEMKKFKYSPILSTGVVAAGATLGVVIPPSVVLIIIGLQTSQSIAQLFVGGMVPGVLLTVLFLSTIWYLCKKNPDWGPAGPKTTFAEKLRSLPGSIEMVILFFLVMGGLFLGFFTPTEAGAAGAGLALLIAVLSGKMSWKKFHLAVNDSLKISCMIMVIMLGAVIFGRFLAITRLPFEAAGWVAGLPIPPLVIIGVICLIYVIGGMVMDALALLLVTIPIFFPVVTAMGYDPLWFGVLITVVTTLGAITPPVGVNTFIVASMAKDVPMTDVFKGVSYFVAAYVLCVAILMLFPGLVTFLPRLMQ; encoded by the coding sequence ATGGATCCGATCACAGCCGGAATCGTCGGCACCCTCATACTGCTCGCCTCTATCTTTTTTCTCCGTATTCCGGTGGGATTTGCCATGGGCATCATCGGATTCGGCGGATTCGCCTATGTCCTGAACTGGAACGCGGCCACCGGCATGCTCGGCACCGAACTCTGGAACGTCTTCTCCAAGTACGGCCTGACTGTTATCCCGCTCTTCATCCTCATGGGGCAAATCTGTTTTTATTCCGGGGTCAACGAACGTCTATACAAATCCGCTTACGCCTGGATGGGTGAAATCCGTGGCGGTATCGCCATGACCACTGTTCTGGCCTGTGCCGGATTTGCGGCCATCTGCGGATCCAACTCGGCCACCGCCGCCACCATGTCCACCGTGGCCTTGCCGGAGATGAAAAAATTCAAGTACAGCCCGATTCTTTCCACCGGCGTGGTTGCTGCCGGCGCGACACTCGGCGTAGTCATCCCGCCATCCGTCGTCCTGATTATCATCGGATTACAAACCAGCCAGTCCATTGCACAACTCTTTGTCGGTGGTATGGTTCCCGGCGTACTGTTGACCGTGCTCTTCCTCTCCACCATCTGGTATCTCTGCAAAAAGAACCCGGACTGGGGTCCGGCCGGACCGAAGACCACATTCGCGGAAAAACTCCGCTCCCTGCCCGGTTCCATTGAAATGGTCATACTCTTTTTCCTGGTCATGGGCGGTTTGTTTCTTGGGTTCTTCACGCCCACCGAGGCCGGTGCAGCCGGTGCGGGACTCGCACTGCTCATTGCTGTTCTTTCCGGAAAAATGAGCTGGAAAAAATTCCACTTGGCCGTAAACGACTCGCTCAAGATTTCCTGTATGATCATGGTCATCATGCTCGGCGCGGTCATCTTTGGCCGATTTCTAGCTATCACGCGCCTGCCCTTCGAGGCCGCAGGCTGGGTAGCTGGATTGCCTATCCCGCCCCTCGTCATCATCGGAGTCATCTGTCTGATCTACGTCATTGGCGGCATGGTCATGGATGCCCTTGCCCTACTTCTCGTAACCATCCCGATCTTCTTCCCTGTGGTTACGGCCATGGGTTACGACCCGCTCTGGTTCGGTGTTCTTATCACCGTTGTCACGACTCTTGGAGCCATCACCCCGCCCGTCGGTGTCAACACTTTCATTGTGGCGTCCATGGCAAAAGACGTACCCATGACCGACGTATTCAAAGGCGTATCCTATTTCGTTGCCGCTTATGTGTTATGTGTGGCGATTCTGATGCTCTTCCCCGGCCTCGTCACATTCTTGCCGAGACTGATGCAGTAA